Below is a genomic region from Catenuloplanes atrovinosus.
CGCCGCCGCCGTCCAGCAGGGTGCGGGCGTGCGCCAGCACCATCGGGTCGTTGTCCACGTAGACGACGCGCGCCTCGTGCGCCACGCCCCGCGCGACCTCGTGCGTGTTCTGCATGGTGGGCAGCCCGGTGCCGACGTCCAGGAACTGCCGGATGCCGGCCTCCGCCGCGAGGTGGCGCACCGCCCGGATCAGGAAGCCGCGGGACAGCCGCGCCATCGCCGCGATCTGCGGGTAGACCCGCACGACGGCGTCGCCCGCGGCCCGGTCGGCGGCGAAGTTGTCCGTGCCGCCCATCCAGTAGTTCCAGATCCGCGCGGCGTGCGGCACGTCCGTTCGCAGATCCGCCTCCGGCTGAGTCATGACTCCGTTTGTAATCAACCTGGAGATCATCGGCAAGTACGCGCGTCCGTCAGCCAGGCGGTGAGCGAGTCCGCGTCTCACCGCGCCATCATGGCGAACCTGCGGCGGCGCGCGCGCCGCAATAACGCGCGCAGAGGGTGACAGAACCTGGCACCTACCGCTGGCAGAGTTCAGCTCGCGCCAGGGCAAGCCGGGCGAACACTCGAACGGAGTCATCATGAGCATCACCACCACCACGCACCTGAACTTCCGTGGCGACGCCCGCGCGGCGCTGGAGTTCTACCAGTCCGTCTTCGGCGGCGAGATCGCGGTGGCCACGCACCAGCAGGCCTACGGCACCGAGGACCCGGCCGAGGCCGACCTCGTCGCGTGGGGGCAGGTGCGGGCGGAGAACGGCTTCCACGTCATGGCCTTCGACGTGCCGGCCGGCCAGTCCTACGACCCGGGCGACAAGCCGGTCTTCGTCTCCGTCCGCGGCACCGACGCCGACGAGATCACCGGCTACTGGAAGGGCCTGGCTGACGGCGCCACGATCATCCAGGACCTGGCACCGTCCGGCTGGACGCCGCTCTACGGCATGCTCAAGGACCGCTTCGGCGTCACCTGGGTCCTCGACATCGCCGTCGCCTACCAGGCCGCCTGACCCACGCCGGTGCGCGGCACGCCGACTCGCGTGCCGCGCACGTCGCCGTGCGGAGGCGTGCGGCGGCGTGCGGCGGCGTGCGGAGGCCGCGAGCGTCGCCGTTGGTCGAGCGGGTGCCGGGAGCGTCGTCGTCAGGAGAGCGCGGGGGCGGTGCGGTCGGAGGTCCATTCGGTGGCCCAGGTGGCGAAGTCGTCCGGGGGCAGCGGGCGGCAGAAGAGGTAGCCCTGGCCGACCTCGCACCCCATGTCCGCGATCGCCTCGTGGGTGCGCTCGTCCTCGACGCCCTCCACCACGACCTGAAGGCCCAGCGCGTGGGCCAGCTCGACCATCGCGGTGACGATGGGCCGGCCGCGCGGGGTGGAGAGGATCTCCGTGGTGAACTGGCGGTCGATCTTCAGCTCGTCCAGCGGCAGCACCTGGAGGTAGCTCATCGACGAGTAACCGGTGCCGAAGTCGTCGATCGAGAGCAGGACGCCGCGGTCGCGCATGTCGCGCAGCGCGGCGGCGGCGCGGGGCGGGTCGTCGACCAGCGCGCTCTCGGTGATCTCGATGGTCAGCTGGCCGGCGGCGGTGCCGTACCGGTCCATCAGCGCGGCCACCCGGGCGGGGAAGCCGGGGTCGAGCAGGTTGGACGCGCCGACGTTCACCGAGACCGGCATCAGCAGGCCGTCGTGCCGCCAGCGCTGGTGCTGAGCGAGCGCGGCCTCGAGCACGGCGTCGGTGAGCGGGCGCATCAGGTCGCTCTGCTCGGCGGTGGGGACGAACAGGTGCGGGCCGAGCAGTCCGCGGACCGGGTGCCGCCAGCGGACCAGCGCCTCCGCCCCGCAGAGCGTGCGCGTGCCGACCCGCACCTTGGGCTGGTAGTGCAGTTCGAGCTCGCCGTTCTCGATGGCGCGGCGCAGCTCGCCGAGCAGCGTGAGCCGCTCGAAGCTGTTCTGGTCGGCGTCCGGATCGTACATGCTGATGCCGTTGTGCCCGCGTTTCGCCGCGTACATGGCGACGTCCGCGTGCTGGAGCAGCTCCGCGGCGCTGGTGCTGGGCGAGGGGTAGAACGCGACGCCGATGCTGCCGCTGATGTCGAGCGTCAGGCCCTCCAGCTCGGCCGGGCCGCAGAGCGCGGCCAGGATGCGCTCGCCGATGTCCATCACCTCCTCCGCGGAGTCGACCGCGGAGAGCAGCACCGCGAACTCGTCGCCGCCGAGGCGCGCGACCAGGTCCGTACCGCGGGAGGCGCCGGTCAGCCGCCGGGCCACCTCCTGCAGCAGCAGGTCGCCGGCGTGGTGGCCGAGCGTGTCGTTGACCTCCTTGAACCGGTTGAGGTCGATGAGCAGCAGGCCGACCCCGGCGCCGCCCGGCACCGTACGCCCGATGGCCTTCTCGATGCCCTCGGTGAGCAGGTTGCGGTTGGCGACGCCGGTGAGGCCGTCGTGGCTGGCCCGGTAGCGGCTCTCCGCGGCCTGCCGCTCGGTGCTGCGCTGGTAGACCAGCAGTACCACGGTGCAGAAGACGACCAGTGCCAGGTCGGCCAGGGAGATGACGGTGACGGCCAGCTTGATCTGGTCGCTGTCCTGCCGTGCCTCGCGGAGCCGGTCGCCGATCTCCAGGTTGTTCCGCGCAATGTTGAGCGAGGCCTGCTTGCGCAGCGCCGCGGCGCTGAGCGCGGCCTGCCGGGCCTGGTGGCGGAGCGCGTCCTCGTCACCGCCGCGGGTGACGTCGACCAGGTTCCGCAGCGTGTAGCTGTACCCGCCGTACGTGTTCTGCAGCGACCGGGCCTGCGCGCTGTCGTCCGGCCCGCCGTACGCGTTGAGCCAGCGCAGGTTCTCCTCGGCCGAGCCGATCGATCCGGACAGCACGGCGCGGCCCTCCGCGCTCTGCTGCTCCAGGAAGTCGACCAGCATCTCGTACTCAATGTTGATCTTCAGATAGACCTCGTTCCACTGCTGGCTGACCTGCTGCCGGCCGGCGACGGACGCGGAGGCCTGGGCGGCGGTGCGCGCGCTGATGAACGCCAGCCCGGCGAGCAGCGTGAGGCCGATGGTGAGCGCCACGATCGCGCTGCGGGCGACCGCGCGGCGCTGCAACCAGTGACGCATCCGCCCGCACCTCCCCTCGTCATCGCCCATCGTCCGGAGCCGGGTTTCCCTGAGCTAATCCGGAATCGTGCCGATGGGGCGGACATGGACGTGTCCCGCCGGGTCGCCGCCGCGCTGACCGTGGCGCTGCTGGCGTGCGCCGCCGGGTGCACCGGCGCAGCGGACGACCGGCGGGCCGGCGCGGTGGCGCTGCTGGTCGCGGGCCGCCAGTTCGGGTTCGTGCAGGAGATGACGTTCGGCTTCGCGCACGGCGTGGACGAGGTCGGCGGCGTCGCGCACACCGAGTCCGGCCCCGGGGTCGCGGACAGCGCCGCGCAACTGGAGCAGTTCCACGCGGCGGAGCAGGCGTCCCCGGCCAGCCTCGCCGTCTTCACGCTCACCCCGGAGCTGTTCGCGGACTCGATCGGCTCCGCGATCACCCGCGGCACACCGGTGATCTCGGTGCACGCGCCGCCCGCGCCCGGCTCCGGGGTGCGGCTGTTCGTCGGCAACGACAACTACCGGCTCGGCGCGATGCTGGGCGAGGCGGTCGCGGCGCGGCTGCCCGCCACCACCGGCGGCGTGATCGTGATCGGCTCGGTCTCGCCCGGCATCCCGTCGCTGGACAGCCGCGTGGCGGGCGTGCGGGACACGCTGCACCGGCTGCTGCCGACCGTGGTCGTGGTCGGCCCGTTCGACACCAAGCAGGAGCCGGGCGCGAACCTGCGCGCCTGGCAGACGCTGCACCGGGCGAACCCGGGCGCGCTCGCGCTGATCGGCGTCGGCGGACGCGACGCCAACTCCATCGCCGCGCTGCGCGCCGCCGGCCACGATCCGTGGGTGGCCGGCGCGATCGGCTTCGACGACTCCTCGCTGACGCTCGCCGCCAAGGGCCGGATGGTGCTCGTCTCCACCGAGACCTACCTTCAAGGCCAGGTCGCCGGCCGCCTCCAGGCGCTCGCCGCGAAGACCGGCCGCCCGCTCCCGATCGGCTGGATCCAGACCCCCGGCCTGCTGATCGACGACCGCAACGCAGCCGCGATCATCGCCCGCCAGTTCTCCGAGGCGCGCCGCCAGCAGTGGTTCCGCGACATGGCCGACACCATCGTCCACGCACCGGAGCAGTTCCTGCGACCGCTCGAGGACGCGGTCTAAGAAGATCAAATTCTTTCTCTTCCCGCGTCCGGCGTGGTCGCCTTCCGAGTGCTCCCGCGGGCACCGGTCGGCCGCGGGCGGCCTCCCTGCACGTGTCGCGGTGGTCGCCAGGGGACGTCGGTCAGTCGTCCCAGGCGAGGCGGGGCCGGCCGCCGGCCAGGGAGACGACGCGGGCCAGCAGCAGCTTGTCGTCGATCGCGATGACGACGCGTTCGCCGCGCTGGACGGTGAGGTCGCCGCCGGTGACGGCGCCGCCGAGCGCGGTCGCCTGGAACGTGACCCGGGCGGAGCCGGTCGAGGTCCACAGCCAGGCCGGGCCGCTGGGCACGGCGGCGCCGTCCGCTCCGGTGGTCCAGGTGATGGCGGCGACCATGTCGCGGTCCGCGGGGCGCAGCTGGGTGAACGCGAACCGGGCCCGGCCGACCCGGCCGTCGATGGTGGCGGCGATGCAGGTCATCGGGGATTCGCCGAGCGTGATCCGGGCGGCCACGGTGACACCGGCCGGGATCTCGCGGTCGAGCTGGGCGGAGAAGCCGCCGACGGACATGTCGGTGGTACGGCCGGTGGCGGGCTCGTCGGCACCGGGCCACCAGATGGTGGCGGCCGAGGTGACCGGCTGCCGGACGTAGCGGCGGCGGTCGGCACCGGTCGGGCGCGGCAGGCCGA
It encodes:
- a CDS encoding PilZ domain-containing protein, translated to MADLQGWVDVPVRVEPGGEATVIAAGDRSLHLRRNAGTWTGLETFDTVSLVRVTPLGRWWAAVRGTDGPDLHLGLPRPTGADRRRYVRQPVTSAATIWWPGADEPATGRTTDMSVGGFSAQLDREIPAGVTVAARITLGESPMTCIAATIDGRVGRARFAFTQLRPADRDMVAAITWTTGADGAAVPSGPAWLWTSTGSARVTFQATALGGAVTGGDLTVQRGERVVIAIDDKLLLARVVSLAGGRPRLAWDD
- a CDS encoding sugar ABC transporter substrate-binding protein encodes the protein MDVSRRVAAALTVALLACAAGCTGAADDRRAGAVALLVAGRQFGFVQEMTFGFAHGVDEVGGVAHTESGPGVADSAAQLEQFHAAEQASPASLAVFTLTPELFADSIGSAITRGTPVISVHAPPAPGSGVRLFVGNDNYRLGAMLGEAVAARLPATTGGVIVIGSVSPGIPSLDSRVAGVRDTLHRLLPTVVVVGPFDTKQEPGANLRAWQTLHRANPGALALIGVGGRDANSIAALRAAGHDPWVAGAIGFDDSSLTLAAKGRMVLVSTETYLQGQVAGRLQALAAKTGRPLPIGWIQTPGLLIDDRNAAAIIARQFSEARRQQWFRDMADTIVHAPEQFLRPLEDAV
- a CDS encoding putative bifunctional diguanylate cyclase/phosphodiesterase — translated: MRHWLQRRAVARSAIVALTIGLTLLAGLAFISARTAAQASASVAGRQQVSQQWNEVYLKINIEYEMLVDFLEQQSAEGRAVLSGSIGSAEENLRWLNAYGGPDDSAQARSLQNTYGGYSYTLRNLVDVTRGGDEDALRHQARQAALSAAALRKQASLNIARNNLEIGDRLREARQDSDQIKLAVTVISLADLALVVFCTVVLLVYQRSTERQAAESRYRASHDGLTGVANRNLLTEGIEKAIGRTVPGGAGVGLLLIDLNRFKEVNDTLGHHAGDLLLQEVARRLTGASRGTDLVARLGGDEFAVLLSAVDSAEEVMDIGERILAALCGPAELEGLTLDISGSIGVAFYPSPSTSAAELLQHADVAMYAAKRGHNGISMYDPDADQNSFERLTLLGELRRAIENGELELHYQPKVRVGTRTLCGAEALVRWRHPVRGLLGPHLFVPTAEQSDLMRPLTDAVLEAALAQHQRWRHDGLLMPVSVNVGASNLLDPGFPARVAALMDRYGTAAGQLTIEITESALVDDPPRAAAALRDMRDRGVLLSIDDFGTGYSSMSYLQVLPLDELKIDRQFTTEILSTPRGRPIVTAMVELAHALGLQVVVEGVEDERTHEAIADMGCEVGQGYLFCRPLPPDDFATWATEWTSDRTAPALS
- a CDS encoding VOC family protein — its product is MSITTTTHLNFRGDARAALEFYQSVFGGEIAVATHQQAYGTEDPAEADLVAWGQVRAENGFHVMAFDVPAGQSYDPGDKPVFVSVRGTDADEITGYWKGLADGATIIQDLAPSGWTPLYGMLKDRFGVTWVLDIAVAYQAA